The genomic DNA GTGGCTTCGACGGAGCACGGGGCGCTGGTGTGGCTTCGACGGGGCACGGGGCCAGCTCGGGGCAATGGGGGACATGGGGCACGGGGCACGGGGCATGGGGCACGGGGCGCGCGCAGGGGTGGAGCGGCGGAGGGCTGGGCGGAGCGGCGCGAACTGGGTACCCTTGAAGGACGCGCAGGCCCGCTTTTCGTGGCCGCCCACAACTGAATGGAGATGCTCAGTGCCCTTCCCAGGTGAGGACTTGGACTTCGAGAGAGTCGTCGGGGTCGAGGACGACGCCCCACAGCCGAGCCAGGCGGAGGCCGCCGTCGTTGCGGCCGTCGCCTCCGCGGCACACGCCCACGGGGCCTACCTGGAGGACGTCTCCTTCCGTGAGTCGGGCGGGCACCGTCTGCTGCAGATTGCGGTCGACGCCCTCGAGAACGAGGATGCTCCCCTTGACCTGGACGCCGTGGCCCGCATTTCTGAGTCGATCTCGGCCGCGCTGGACGCAGCTGATCCCATCGGCGGCGAGGCGTACGAGCTCGAGGTGTCCACGCCCGGGCTCTCCCGGCCGCTGACGCACCGGCACCACTTCGAGCGGAGTGTGGGTCGTTGGCTCACCGTCAAGACCGCCGACGGTGTCGTGGAGGGGCGGCTCAACGCCGTCGGCCCCTCACAGCTGGAAGTCCAGGGCGAGCTGCCGGCGAAGAAGGGCGTCAAGCCCAAGGCGGCAGAGCCCCAGACCATTCCCTTCGCGGAGATCCGCCGCGCAAAGATCAACGTTGACATGTCTGCCCGCGACGCGCAGACCGAGGTCGAGGAGGCCTGACATGGATATCGACATGAGCGCACTGCGCATGCTGGAGACGGAGCGCGACATTCCGCTCGAACGCATCATCCCCGCCATTGAGCAGGCCATTCTCACGGCCTACCACAAGTCCCCCGGAAGCATTTCTCGGGCACGGGCCGAGCTGGACCGCTCGACAGGCAAGGTGACGATCTGGGCCCCAGAGGTCGAGGAGGACGGCACCGTCATCGGGGAGTTCGACGACACCCCGAACGGCTTCGGGCGGGTGGCGGCCTCGACGGCTCGTCAGCTCATCCAGCAGCGCCTGCGCGAGGCGGAGGATGACACAATCCTCGGCGAATTCAAGGACAAGGTCGGCGAAATCCTCTCCGGTGTCATCCAGCAGGGGCGCGACCCGCGCGTGATCAAGGTGGACCTCGGCTCTGTCGAGGCGTCGCTGCCCCCGAGTGAGCAGGCCCCGGGCGAGGACTACCGCCACGGGCGCCGCCTGCGCTCCTTCGTCGTCCGCGTGGAGCGAGGCTTCAAGGGGCCGCAGGTGACGCTCTCCCGGACGCACCCGGGCCTCGTGAAGAAGCTCTTCGAGCTTGAGGTGCCGGAGATCCAGTCGGGACAGGTCGAGATCGTCGCGCTCGCCCGCGAGGCCGGCCACCGCTCCAAGATCGCGGTGTCCGCGCGGGTGGCGGGCATCAATGCCAAGGGTGCGTGCATCGGCGAAATGGGCACGCGTGTGCGCGCAGTGACGGCGGAGCTCAACGACGAGAAGATCGACATTGTGGACTTCGACAAGGACCCTGCCGCGTTCATCGCCCACGCGCTCAGTCCGGCCAAGGTCACGAGTGTCACAATCCTCGACGAATCGCTGCGCGCGGCCCGGGTCATCGTGCCCGATGACCAGCTGTCCCTCGCCATCGGCAAGGAGGGCCAGAACGCACGTCTCGCGGCGAAGCTCACGGGGTGGCGGATCGACATCAAGCCCCAGTCGCGCGCCGAGTCGGCCTCGGCTGCTGCTGCGGGCTCGGGCGACGGCGAGCGCTGAAATCCGCGGGGGGTCGGCCCTCGCGGGAAGCGGCAAGGCGCGTTTCGGGTTAGAATGAAGGGTGACTCAATCTGTGGACAAGCCGTCGGAGCGCCCCGCGCGCTCCAGGACGGCCCCACAGAGAACATGCATAGGCTGCCGGGCCGTCGTTGACGTCTCGGAGCTTGTGCGGTTGGCCCTCGCTCCGCGAAGCGCGGGGGCCCCGTCCGAGATCGTCATCGACGAGAGCCGCTCCCTCCCCGGGAGAGGCGCCTGGATCCACCGGGATCCTCGCTGTGCAGCTCTCGCGGTGAAGCGGAAGGCCGCGAGCCGTGCGTTTCGCGAGGGCGTCAATCACGCCCCGTTGTCCGAGTGGCTTGCCGCATCGGAACACCTGACCAGGAATCCAGCATGAAAGCGGGTCTGACACCAATGGAAACCCGATGAGCAACCAGCGATGAGCACTTCACGATGAAGTCCATGCTGCGCGTCCAAGACTGCTGCCCCGCGCCTGCCATTCAGGCCGCGAACAGCGAAGACTAATCGGCCCCGCCTGTCGGGCAGGGCCCAGACAGGAGAAGAGTGGCTAAGGTCCGCGTTCACGAGCTCGCCAAAGAGCTCAACATCACCTCGAAAGAGGCGCTTGAAACACTGAAGGGCATGGGCGAGTTCGTTCGCTCTGCCAGCTCGACCATCGAGCCCCCCGTCGTCAAGAAGCTCCGGGGCGCCTACGCAGGCAAGTCCGGCGGCAGCGAGCAGGCCGCTGAGGCCAAGCCGGCTGAGGCCAAGGCCTCCGCGCCGAAGCCCGCGGCTGCCAAGTCGGCCCCCGCTGCCCCGGCTGCGCCCAAGTCCGCCGAGGCCTCCACTGCGCCGGCCCCGGGTCCGCGCCCGAGCAAGTCGCCTGCCGAGCCGCAGGCCCCTGCCGCTCAGCCGACGTCCCCCAAGGGCCAGGCGCCAGCCGCTCCGGCTGCTCCGGCTCAGCCGACGGACAAGCCCGCCGCGCCGGCCGCCCCCAAGGCCGCATCCGCGCCGAGCCCGGCTCCGGCCGGTCAGGGCGGTCCCCGCCCGGGAGCCCCGCGCCCCGGCAATAACCCGTTCGGCGTCGGCCAGGGTGCCCGCAGCGCGGCCCCGCGCCCGGGCCAGGCAGGCCAGGGCGGTCCCCGTCCCGGTGGCCCTCGTCCCGGCGCACCCCGCCCGGGCAACAACCCGTTCGCCGCGTCCCAGGGCATGCCGCGCTCCGGCGCGCCGCGTGACGGCCAGGCAGGCCAGGGCGGTCCCCGCCCCGGCGCCCCGCGTCCGCCTCGCGGGGACGCCCGTCCGGGTGCTCCGCGTCCGGCCCAGGCCGGTCAGGGCGGTCCCCGCCCGGGAGCCCCGCGTCCGAACCCGAACATGATGCCCGCGCGCCAGGAGCGCCCGGCGCCCACCGGCGGCCGCCCCGGCCGTCCCGGCGGCGCACCCGGTCGCCCGGGTGGTGCTCCCGGCGGCGCGCCGGGCGGCGGCTTCCGCCCCGGTGGCGGCGGTCGCGGCCGCGGCGGCACAGCCGGCGCGTTCGGCAAGGGCGGCGCCAACCGTGGCAAGCAGCGCAAGTCGAAGCGGGCCAAGCGGCAGGAACTCGAGCAGATGAGCGCCCCGTCGCTGGGCGGCGTGAGCGTGCCCCGCGGCAACGGTGAGACGGTCGTCCGTCTCCGCCGCGGCTCGTCGGTCACGGACTTCGCCGAGAAGATCGGCGCCAACCCCGCGGCCCTCATCACGGTCCTCTTCCACCTGGGAGAGATGGCCACGGCCACGCAGTCCCTGGACGAGGCAACGTTCGAGGTCCTCGGCGCCGAGCTCGGCTACAAGATCGAGGTCGTCTCGCCGGAGGACGAGGAGCGCGAGCTCTTCGAGGCCTTCGACATCAACCTCGAGGATGAGCTCGAGGGCGAGAGCGACGAAGACCGCGTGCCGCGTCCCCCCGTGGTCACGGTCATGGGCCACGTCGACCACGGTAAGACGCGCCTCCTCGACGCGATCCGCAAGTCCAACGTCATCGAGGGCGAGCACGGCGGCATCACCCAGCACATCGGCGCCTACCAGGTGTCCGCTGAGCACGAGGGCGAAGACCGCGAGATCACGTTCATCGATACACCGGGTCACGAGGCCTTCACGGCCATGCGTGCCCGTGGTGCCAAGGTCACGGACATCGCCGTGCTCGTGGTGGCCGCCGATGACGGCGTCATGCCGCAGACGGTCGAGGCGCTCAACCACGCCCAGGCCGCAAACGTGCCGATCGTCGTCGCTGTCAACAAGATCGACAAGGACGGGGCCAACCCGGACAAGATCAAGGGCCAGCTGACGGAGTACGGCCTCGTGCCGGAAGAGTACGGTGGCGACACGATGTTCGTGCCCGTCTCCGCTCTGCGCGGCGAGGGCATCGACGACCTCCTCGAGGCTGTCCTCCTCACGGCCGACGCTGCGCTTGAGCTCACGGCGAACCCGGACAAGGACGCTCGCGGCATCGCGATCGAGGCCAACCTCGACAAGGGCCGCGGCGCCGTCGCGACGGTTCTCGTCCAGTCCGGCACGCTTGAGGTCGGCGATGCGATCGTCGCCGGCGTGGCTCACGGCCGCGTGCGCGCCATGTTCGACGAGAACGGCGACAAGCTCAAGACCGCCGGGCCGTCCCGCCCGGTCCAGGTCCTCGGCCTGTCCACCGTCCCGCGCGCTGGTGACACGTTCATCGTGACCGACGACGAGCGCACCGCCCGTCAGATCGCCGAGAAGCGAGAGGCTGCGGACCGCGCGGCCCTCCTGGCCAAGCGCCGCAAGCGCGTCAGCCTCGAGGACCTTGACCAGGCCGTGGCCGAGGGCAAGATCGACACCCTCAACCTCATCCTCAAGGGTGACGTGTCCGGTGCCGTGGAAGCCCTCGAGGACTCGCTCCTCAAGATCGAGGTGGACGACTCAGTGCAGCTGCGCGTCATCCACCGCGGCGTTGGCGCGATCACGCAGAACGACGTCAACCTGGCGACGGTCGACAACGCGATCATCATCGGCTTCAACGTCCGGCCCGCCGAGCGCGTTGCGGAGCTTGCGGAGAAGGAAGGCGTCGACATGCGCTTCTACTCCGTCATCTACGCGGCACTCGACGAGATCGAGGCGGCCCTCAAGGGCATGCTCAAGCCGGAGTACGAGGAAGTGCAGCTCGGTTCCGCCGAGGTGCGCGAGGTCTTCCGCTCGTCGAAGTTCGGCAACATCGCCGGCTCGATCGTCCGCGACGGCATCATCCGCCGCAACTCGAAGGCTCGTCTTGTCCGCGACGGCAACGTCGTCGGCGACAACCTCGCCATCGAGTCGCTGCGCCGCTTCAAGGACGACGCCACCGAGGTCCGTGAGGGCTTCGAGTGCGGTATCGGCCTCGGCTCGTTCAACGACATCAAGGACGGCGACGTCATCGAGACGTTCGAGATGCGTGAGAAGCCGCGCGACTAGCGCTCTCAGCAGTCCGCGCCCGCTGGCCTAGCCGGAGGCGCGGGGGAGGCCCGGTCCCGCCACGCGCGGGGCCGGGCCTCATGCTGTTGATTCGCTGCGGCGCGGCCTCCGGGCCCCGCCGCAGCCCCCAATTAGACTGACTATCAAGCGTCCCGCGCCGCCGCGCCGGGGCCAGACCACGCTTCCGGGAGGAACCCCATGGCAGATCCAGCACGCGCCGCCAAGCTCGCAGACCGCATCAAGGCCATCGTGGCCCGCGCCCTCGAGACGCGCATCAAGGACGAGCGGCTCGGGTTCGTCACCATCACGGACGCCCGCGTGACGAATGACCTTCAGCACGCCACCGTGTACTACACGGTCTTCGGCGACGAAGAGTCGAAGGCCCGCTCTGTGGCGGCCCTCGAAGCCAACCGCGGTCGCCTGCGCAAGGCGATCGGCGACAACATCCGCACGCGCCTGACCCCGACCCTGACCCTCGTCGCGGACGAGGTCCCCGAGAACGCCCAGGCGGTCGAGGACCTGCTCCGCGCGGCCCGTGAGCGCGACGCCGAGGTCGCGAGCCTCGCCCAGGGCGCAGAGTACGCAGCCGGCGAGAACCCGTACAAGAGCGACGACGAGGCGGAGGAGGACGAGCACTAGATGGCACGCGGTTCTCGAACTCACGACGGGGCTGACGCCCATCACGGCCTCGTCGTCGTCGACAAGCCGAAGGGGCTGACGAGTCACGACGTGGTCTCGCGCGTCCGGCGGCTGGCCGGCACGCGCAAGGTAGGCCACGCGGGCACGCTGGACCCCATGGCCACGGGCGTGCTCGTCGTCGGCATCAACAAGGCCACGCGCCTCCTGACGTTCATCGTCGGCACGGGCAAGGAGTATGAGGCCACGCTGCGCCTCGGCCAGCGCACCGTCACGGACGACGCCGAGTCCGAGGTCGTCGAGGAGCGGATCGCCGCGGCGGTCACGCCGGAGTCCTTCGAGGAGGCCGCGGCGGCGTTCCGCGGCGAGATCGAGCAGGTGCCGTCCTCCGTCAGCGCCATCAAGGTCAAGGGCCAGCGGGCGTACGACATGGTCCGCAAGGGCGAGGAGGTCGAGCTCGCCGCGCGCCCCGTCACCATTTCGGAGCTCGAGGTCCTCGACTTCCGCAAGTCCTCGACGGCCAAGACCATCGACGTCGACATCCGCGTCCGCTGCTCCTCGGGCACGTACATCCGCGCTCTCGCGCGGGACATCGGGGAGGCCCTCGGCGTCGGAGCGCACCTCACGGCGCTGCGCCGCACCGAGGTCGGCCCGTACACGCTCCAGCAGGCCCGGACGCTTGAGGACCTGGCGGACGAGTTCTCGTTCGTGCCCCTCGACGACGCCGCGCGCGCCCTCCTGCCCAATCGCAGCCTGACGGAGGCGGAGACGGTAGAGCTGGGCTTCGGCCGCCGGATCCCGGCGAGCGGCTGGGAGGGGCCCACGGCCGCCGTCGCCCCGAGCGGCGAGGTCGTGGCCATCGTCGAGGACAGGGCCGGTGCGGCCAAGTCCCTCGTCGTCTTCCGCCCGGGCGAGGCCGCGTGATGTTCGATCTCTGGTTCTGGGTCATGGCTGTCGTCGGCACCCTGTGCGCGGCGGCAGGCATCTGGTTCGCGCTGCGCAACGACCCGCCGAACGACGTGACCATCGTCGCGGCCGGCCTCGTCTTCCTCGCCACCGTGGTCTACGCGGCGGCGAGCGTCATCCGCCCGCTCGTCGGGGACCCCGCAACGGGCAACGTCGCGGAGTTCTGGGCGTACATGCTCACGCAGCTGGTCCTGCCGGTCGGCGGCATCTGGTGGTCGCTCGTCGAGCGGACCCGCTGGTCCAACCTCGTGCTGGCCGCCGTCGGCCTTGTGGGCATTGTCATGGCGGCCCGCATGAATCAGATTTGGTACGGAGTAGCGGGGTACGGAGCGTGAGCGCGGGGGAGGGAGCGACGACGGGGCCGCGGGGTCGCGTGCCCGCTTCCGAGCGGGAGGCCGCCTCGGGCAAGACCCGTGGGGCCGGGCGCCTTCTCGTCTTCGTCTACGCGATCTTCGCGGCGGCCGCCACGGCGCGGGGCCTGTTTCAGGTCTTGACGAAGTTCTCGGAGGCTCCGCTCGCGTACATCCTCAGCCTCGTGGCGGGGGCGGTCTACATTGTCGTCACCGTGGCGCTGGCCAAGCGAGGCGCGGGCTGGGATCGGGTCGCGGTCGGGGCCCTGCTCGTGGAGCTGGTCGGCGTCGTCGGCGTGGGGGCCCTGAGTGTGGCCGTGCCGCAGGATTTCCCGAAGGACACGGTCTGGTCCGGGTTCGGCCGCGGCTACGGGTTCATCCCGCTCGTGTTGCCCCTTCTGGGGCTGTGGTGGATGCGGCGGTCCCACCGGAGCTGAGCGGCCAGCCCGGCGCGGTCTCCGCCGGGTCCAGAGAGGCCGCGAGAGAGACGTAACAATACGTCATAATCATGACGCATGATCTACTTTGCTCTAGTCTGTGATCACAGCCACACGGTTGAGCTCGAACCGAGCGCTTCACAGAAAGGAGCCTTCCGAATGAAGGTGTTTGCCAAAGTTGGCGTCGCGGCCGTCCTGACGGCATCGCTGTCGGTGTACGGTGTAGGACTCGGTGCCACGCCGGCTTACGCGGACGCGCAAATGTCGTCTGCGCAAGCAGCATCTGACACGGCGTTCGATATGGAGGAGCTTGAGGTCTACCAGGCTCTGTCCTTCGTGAACTCGATCCCAGACGAAGTGCTCGAGAGCGGGGATGCGGCTACGCGTGCGTGGGCTCAAGCAGCCTTGTCAGAGGAGAACGCAGGTTCGTGGTTCGGCTGCTCGATGGCAGTGGCGAAAGCCGTGGCCGGAGTCGCCGTGCCTGCTGCGAAGATTCTGAAGCTCAAGCGTCTCGTGAGTGCAGTGGGGGGTGTAGGCAAGGCCGTCGACCAAATCCGACGGACCAAGGGCAACCTGCACATCGCCAAGCAGATGGGCAGCGCAACATACGATCTCGTCAAGATCTTCTTCGGGATCGACAAGGTCGAGCGAGAGTGCTTCTCGTGATCGAACGTATGCGCGAGTGGGGAAGTCGCCACAAGGCATTGCTCTGGGGGATCGACTTCGCCCTCTTCGGACTAGGCCTGTTCCTGATGTTCGGGCCGCCGAAGAACGACTCCCTCGGATACACGGTCATGCTGATCGGAAGCGTGTTCGGGTTCGCGGCGTGGCAGCTGAGTATCGGAAAAGTGGACCTCGATCTGTCTCCCGAGGAGAAGGATCGAATTGACCCCGATGCCATGGCGCGGTACCTAGAGGAGCATCCGCACGCGTCCTGGACGGAGACTATCAAGGAGACGACGCGCGCTCCCGATGCCAAACGATGAACAGGTGGGTGTGACCCTGAGGCCCACGATCTGAGAGGCGGCGCGCACCCCTTGGGCATGAGGGGGTGCGCGCCCTTCGCTCTGGGGTTAGCGGCCAAAAAGTGTGTTTTTCTCGGGCGTGTCATGGCCGTCCTGCCCACCCTTGCTGGGTTCCGTTCCCGTCCTCCCAGCTGAATCCGTGGCCCCACAGCTCGGGCCCGATGACCTCCTCGACGCCCGCGATGGTGTCCTCCCGGGCCTGGTAGTGCTCGGCGCGGATGAGCTCGCTCGCTGGTCGAGTGTCCACGCTCAAGGACCGGAAATACCAGGCCGCCGCCACGGGGGCCCGGTGCTTGGGGATCCCGCGATGCAGTCGGAAGAGCTCCTTGAGCCCGGCATTAACCCCACCCTCGAGCGGACTTGTCGTACGCGGCAGCACTTCCCCGGGCCTGGCTTGTTCCAACCACGTGAAGAGATGCCCGGCTTTGCGAACGCGTTCCAGGGTGAAATACGCCCGCCGAAGACGCTGATGCGTGTACCACCACGCCGCGCTCACAGGCACGCTCGAGGGCCTCACCAGGCCAGCACGGGCGTACGTGCGCTCCGTCAGAAACGCCCGCCAGGCCCCATGCCACGCGGCCAACGAAGCCTCCCACGAGGCCGCCTGGTCCAGGGAGGAGACCTTCGGCAACGCCCGGGCCAGCGACCGAAGTTGCCGCCCTGCCTGTAGCACGGGCCGGCGAGTGAGATGCTCATCCACCCGGTGAAGCAGATGAAAGAGACACCGTTGAACCCGGGTGGCGGGCCACAGCTCGCCGATCACGGTCAGAGCCGCGGCGTTCCCGTCGACGATGACGATGTCCGGGGCCGGGATCATCTCCAGCAGCGCGGCCCAGGACGCGCGCTTCTCCCGGTCGCAGAACTGCCACGCCACGACATGCTCACCGGTGTAGGCCACGAGCGCGCACCAGGCGTTGAAGTACGTCCCATCCAGCATCAGCACCCGGTGGACTTCCCCGGTCAGTACTGGTTCCGGGGCCACGTTCCAGCACCAGGCATGCTGGCGGCGGAATGTGCGAGCGGGCCCGTGCTCGCCCTGGGTCGTACGTCCAAGGAGCCAGTCCTCGAAGCGGTGGATCTGGTGGGCCCGCGTCAGGTCACCCCGGCGGGCTGGGGTGGTGGACGCTCCGCAGGATGAGCATCGGTAGCGCGGGCGTCCTGCGCTGGTCGTGCCGTTCTTGATCAGGGGCTGGGCGCATACACCACAACGGGGCCGATTCGCGGGAAGGGGCATTCATCATGCTTGCAGAGTAAGTCAACGGGCGTATAGCCCTACTGCCGACTGGGAAGCAGGCCCCTGCCACACACACTTTTTGGCCGCTAACCCTCGCTCTGCGTGGGCCGACGTGCTCCTCAGTCTCATGAAGGCCTGTGGTGGATGCGGCGGTCTCACCGACGCTGAGCGTCCAGCCCGGCGGCGGCGCCTGGGATAAAGTGGCCAGGGTCAGTCAAGCGGCAACAACGAGGAGCGACGTGCAGTATTTCGAGGGTCTGGATGCCCTTCCCGAGGGTTTCGGGCCGAGCGTCGTCACCCTCGGAAACTTCGACGGGGTGCACCGCGGGCACCAGCGCGTCCTCGCGGAGGTGTTGAACCGGGCCGAGCGGACCCAGGCCACCTCGGTCGCCCTGACCTTCGATCCGCACCCGGCCACCGTGCACCGCCCTGACCAAGACCATTCCCAGATCATGGCGCTGGGGGACAAGGTCGCGGCACTGGATGCCCGTGGGCTGGACGCCGTCGTCGTCATTCCCTACTCGCTTGAGTTCGCCGCCCAGTCTCCCGAGGAGTTCGTGTCCTCGACGTTCGTGGGCCGACTCAACGCCGCGTGCGTCGTGGTCGGGCCGGACATGCGGTTCGGCGCCGGCAACTCGGGCGATGTTCGCACGCTGACCGAGCTGGGGTCCAAGCACGGCTTCGAGGTCGTCGTGGTGGACGAGTACGAGGCGGCCGACGGGGACGGGAGTCGTCGCTGCTCCTCGACATGGATTCGCTCCCTCCTCGCCGCAGGCGACGTGGAGCGCGCCGCCGAAATCATCGGCGCGCCGCACCGCGTGAGCGCCACCGTCGTGCACGGGTTCGCGCGAGGGCGTGAGCTCGGCTTCCCCACCGCGAACCTGGCGCCCGAGGTCCAGGGGCTCATCCCCGGCGAGGGCGTCTACGCGGGCTGGCTGACGGACGAGGCGGGGGAGCGGTGGCCCGCCGCGATCTCCGTGGGCCGCAACCCGACGTTCGACGGCGTCAAGCGCGTCACCGTCGAGGCCCACGTGCTCGGGCGCCCCGAGGGGGAGGACGTCGAGTCCTTCAACCTCTACGGTCAGCACGTCTCCCTCGAGTTCGTCCACCGCCTCCGCGGCATGGTCGCCTTCCAGGGAATCGACCTGCTCGTGGCCCAGATCTCCGAGGATGTGGCCCGTGCCAAGGCCCTCCTCGACAACGACGCCGCGAGCGGCAGGGACAAAGCCTAGGGTCGCGCGGCCGCGGTGTAGACTGGTCGGTGCGTCTGGCTGCGGTCCGTGGCTGCTGGACGCCGCAGTCTCCACGGCTGCGCCCCCGGCAGGGACAACCCTGGCCGGGCCTCACGGCACAACCGCAAGGAGCAGCTCATGGCACTTGACCCCGCTGTCAAGCAGGAGATCATCAAGGAATACGCCACCCACGAGGGTGACACGGGTTCCCCCGAGGTTCAGATCGCGGTCCTCACGCGCCGCATCTCTGACCTCACCGAGCACCTCAAGATGCACAAGCACGACCACCACACGCGCCGTGGCCTCATGGCGATGGTCGGTCGCCGCAAGCGCATGCTCGCGTACCTCTCGGACACCGACATCGACCGCTACCGTTCGCTCATCGAGCGCCTCGGCCTGCGTCGATAACTGAGTTCGAGCCCCACGCGGGTAGACTGAAGAGGCGGCACCCTGTTGGGTGTCGCCTCTTGCCGCACCCGGCGCCCCGTGATTGATTCAGGGGCTCGCGCCGCACGCAGCTTGACCCATCCGCCGAGCGCGGCCCATTCGCGGTCCTCGGTAGTGGCCTCCGGGACCCCCGGCCCAGACGAGCAGTCTGGCGCCGCAGAGGAGCCCGTGGGCCTCGATCGAAGACCGGATGGCGTGCTCGTCGTGTGGGGACACCCCATTCGACCAACGAAAGGCAGGCCTCCATGGAGGGCACCGACGTTCAGTTCACCGAAGCCGTTATCGACAACGGCCGCTTCGGACAGCGCACCATCCGATTCGAGACCGGTCGTCTCGCGAAGCAGGCGGC from Falsarthrobacter nasiphocae includes the following:
- a CDS encoding ribosome maturation factor RimP produces the protein MDFERVVGVEDDAPQPSQAEAAVVAAVASAAHAHGAYLEDVSFRESGGHRLLQIAVDALENEDAPLDLDAVARISESISAALDAADPIGGEAYELEVSTPGLSRPLTHRHHFERSVGRWLTVKTADGVVEGRLNAVGPSQLEVQGELPAKKGVKPKAAEPQTIPFAEIRRAKINVDMSARDAQTEVEEA
- the nusA gene encoding transcription termination factor NusA → MDIDMSALRMLETERDIPLERIIPAIEQAILTAYHKSPGSISRARAELDRSTGKVTIWAPEVEEDGTVIGEFDDTPNGFGRVAASTARQLIQQRLREAEDDTILGEFKDKVGEILSGVIQQGRDPRVIKVDLGSVEASLPPSEQAPGEDYRHGRRLRSFVVRVERGFKGPQVTLSRTHPGLVKKLFELEVPEIQSGQVEIVALAREAGHRSKIAVSARVAGINAKGACIGEMGTRVRAVTAELNDEKIDIVDFDKDPAAFIAHALSPAKVTSVTILDESLRAARVIVPDDQLSLAIGKEGQNARLAAKLTGWRIDIKPQSRAESASAAAAGSGDGER
- a CDS encoding YlxR family protein — translated: MDKPSERPARSRTAPQRTCIGCRAVVDVSELVRLALAPRSAGAPSEIVIDESRSLPGRGAWIHRDPRCAALAVKRKAASRAFREGVNHAPLSEWLAASEHLTRNPA
- the infB gene encoding translation initiation factor IF-2; protein product: MAKVRVHELAKELNITSKEALETLKGMGEFVRSASSTIEPPVVKKLRGAYAGKSGGSEQAAEAKPAEAKASAPKPAAAKSAPAAPAAPKSAEASTAPAPGPRPSKSPAEPQAPAAQPTSPKGQAPAAPAAPAQPTDKPAAPAAPKAASAPSPAPAGQGGPRPGAPRPGNNPFGVGQGARSAAPRPGQAGQGGPRPGGPRPGAPRPGNNPFAASQGMPRSGAPRDGQAGQGGPRPGAPRPPRGDARPGAPRPAQAGQGGPRPGAPRPNPNMMPARQERPAPTGGRPGRPGGAPGRPGGAPGGAPGGGFRPGGGGRGRGGTAGAFGKGGANRGKQRKSKRAKRQELEQMSAPSLGGVSVPRGNGETVVRLRRGSSVTDFAEKIGANPAALITVLFHLGEMATATQSLDEATFEVLGAELGYKIEVVSPEDEERELFEAFDINLEDELEGESDEDRVPRPPVVTVMGHVDHGKTRLLDAIRKSNVIEGEHGGITQHIGAYQVSAEHEGEDREITFIDTPGHEAFTAMRARGAKVTDIAVLVVAADDGVMPQTVEALNHAQAANVPIVVAVNKIDKDGANPDKIKGQLTEYGLVPEEYGGDTMFVPVSALRGEGIDDLLEAVLLTADAALELTANPDKDARGIAIEANLDKGRGAVATVLVQSGTLEVGDAIVAGVAHGRVRAMFDENGDKLKTAGPSRPVQVLGLSTVPRAGDTFIVTDDERTARQIAEKREAADRAALLAKRRKRVSLEDLDQAVAEGKIDTLNLILKGDVSGAVEALEDSLLKIEVDDSVQLRVIHRGVGAITQNDVNLATVDNAIIIGFNVRPAERVAELAEKEGVDMRFYSVIYAALDEIEAALKGMLKPEYEEVQLGSAEVREVFRSSKFGNIAGSIVRDGIIRRNSKARLVRDGNVVGDNLAIESLRRFKDDATEVREGFECGIGLGSFNDIKDGDVIETFEMREKPRD
- the rbfA gene encoding 30S ribosome-binding factor RbfA: MADPARAAKLADRIKAIVARALETRIKDERLGFVTITDARVTNDLQHATVYYTVFGDEESKARSVAALEANRGRLRKAIGDNIRTRLTPTLTLVADEVPENAQAVEDLLRAARERDAEVASLAQGAEYAAGENPYKSDDEAEEDEH
- the truB gene encoding tRNA pseudouridine(55) synthase TruB, with protein sequence MARGSRTHDGADAHHGLVVVDKPKGLTSHDVVSRVRRLAGTRKVGHAGTLDPMATGVLVVGINKATRLLTFIVGTGKEYEATLRLGQRTVTDDAESEVVEERIAAAVTPESFEEAAAAFRGEIEQVPSSVSAIKVKGQRAYDMVRKGEEVELAARPVTISELEVLDFRKSSTAKTIDVDIRVRCSSGTYIRALARDIGEALGVGAHLTALRRTEVGPYTLQQARTLEDLADEFSFVPLDDAARALLPNRSLTEAETVELGFGRRIPASGWEGPTAAVAPSGEVVAIVEDRAGAAKSLVVFRPGEAA
- a CDS encoding IS1249 family transposase, coding for MPLPANRPRCGVCAQPLIKNGTTSAGRPRYRCSSCGASTTPARRGDLTRAHQIHRFEDWLLGRTTQGEHGPARTFRRQHAWCWNVAPEPVLTGEVHRVLMLDGTYFNAWCALVAYTGEHVVAWQFCDREKRASWAALLEMIPAPDIVIVDGNAAALTVIGELWPATRVQRCLFHLLHRVDEHLTRRPVLQAGRQLRSLARALPKVSSLDQAASWEASLAAWHGAWRAFLTERTYARAGLVRPSSVPVSAAWWYTHQRLRRAYFTLERVRKAGHLFTWLEQARPGEVLPRTTSPLEGGVNAGLKELFRLHRGIPKHRAPVAAAWYFRSLSVDTRPASELIRAEHYQAREDTIAGVEEVIGPELWGHGFSWEDGNGTQQGWAGRP
- a CDS encoding bifunctional riboflavin kinase/FAD synthetase, translating into MQYFEGLDALPEGFGPSVVTLGNFDGVHRGHQRVLAEVLNRAERTQATSVALTFDPHPATVHRPDQDHSQIMALGDKVAALDARGLDAVVVIPYSLEFAAQSPEEFVSSTFVGRLNAACVVVGPDMRFGAGNSGDVRTLTELGSKHGFEVVVVDEYEAADGDGSRRCSSTWIRSLLAAGDVERAAEIIGAPHRVSATVVHGFARGRELGFPTANLAPEVQGLIPGEGVYAGWLTDEAGERWPAAISVGRNPTFDGVKRVTVEAHVLGRPEGEDVESFNLYGQHVSLEFVHRLRGMVAFQGIDLLVAQISEDVARAKALLDNDAASGRDKA
- the rpsO gene encoding 30S ribosomal protein S15, giving the protein MALDPAVKQEIIKEYATHEGDTGSPEVQIAVLTRRISDLTEHLKMHKHDHHTRRGLMAMVGRRKRMLAYLSDTDIDRYRSLIERLGLRR